The nucleotide window ACAAAATACCTTAATTTTGTTAACTTATACCTCTCCGCGATTTGTTGACAAAAAGCATTTGACCTGAAGCTACACAAAATGTTGTCCAAAAGCCAGCAGCGACAGCAGCGTCTGGGAATCTGCAAACAATGCAGACGAACAGACCTACTCCAGACCTGTGAAATCAGAATCTTTGAATGCGAAGCCCAGGAATCTGTTTCAACAAGCCTTGTAAGAGGCGATCAGACATGTACTAACATTTAAGACTTACTACCATACAGGACACTCTAGAGAGAGTTTTTAGAATTGCATAAAGTAAATCATGAGTTTAAAAGTTATCCTTTTCCTTACCTGAGCAGATACTCTGAATCACAGCTGATCATTTAGGTCTCAGAAAGTCCAGATCATCAGGATGACCTTCCCCCTTCTGTCACTTGTAAGCATAGCCTCTCATTTATTAACTTCAGAGATGAtgatttgtatttgttttattgtttgtggTCTGTTtacttatttcttgtcttttttcccaagaaagagaaatattccaCAAGAAGGGATGGAGTTTGTCTTAACCACAACTGTATCCATCCCCAGTTCCAAATACAAGATTGGTGCACAGCAGAGTTCAGTATCTACATGTTAATTGGATCAGTGTCCTTAAGAATATATgtgttagcaaaaaaaaaaaaaaaaaaatgtttgtggaTTGAAGAAGCATAGGATTCATATTGAGGGTGATTGTTTGTCTCATATTGAAATTCATGcctgtttccagtttcccaagAATCAATGAAAATTCGATGGATTTGATTATTAAATTCTCCAAGGGTtagtttgccattttctttattttttaaaaaaaggttgagATTTCATCCATTGGTAATGATTAAATGACGCCCATGCCCAGTTGCCAATATCATTCAATCATTTTTGAATAATATGGAGGTTTCCCAATATAGTGTTTCCTATACAGTTAACTCTTGGTTACCTgtgggtggacttccctggtggctcagatggtaaataatctgcctgcaatgtaggaagtccaggtttgagccctgggtcaggaagatcctttggagaagagaatggctaccactccagtatccttgcctggagaattccatggacagaggagcctgacaggcaacagtccgtggggtcacaaagagtttgacacgactgagctactaaccctttcacttttattatcttTAGGTAATGCTTTTTGCGAATTTTGCTTTGAGTCCTTGATAAAATTAAtggatttgcttttttcttcctcagtCAGTCCTAGAAGAATTTCTCCTAGCAGAGTgtctttttaaacaaatggtCACTTAGCCTAGGAAAGAAACATGTGCATAATAAGTACAGTAAGTTTCTTCAGACTGGAATGAGAAGACAGAGTGCCTTTCAATACTGTTACTTCCTTAGCTTGTAATTAGGGAGGATTCTCAGCATTTGAGTCAAACAggaaacatattttctttcttgttgtgTTGATTTACTTCTTATTCCAGCATGAGATGATTGTATTAAAAGAACTAGGCTCTAAATAGTCACTAAATATACCATCAAATTggactagtttaaaaaaaatttttgccaCTGAATTGTAGATACCACTACTCTGTTTTATTATTCTGGCAAACCATGGGAAGACATTTTGTATAAAGACAAATTTGGAATATTACCAAAAATAAGGatctttgttttacatttaagaaTGAATAGCCCAATTCGAAGGACAAAAAGCACTTTCTAAGAAACCTGATAGTGTTGTCTTCCAAGAGGAGAAAATTGACTTAACCGAGATCCCATTAAGAACTGGACATTTTCACATGCGTGTGACTTCCCTCTCTTAGAACCGAGAGGGCTACCAAGGAACCTCCAGGTGCAGACCATTTATTACCTAACctgcttctctttccctctttctatACTACCATCACGTAATCTCTGGGTCTGTTCTAGAATGTTCTCGGCATCTCCTAGGCATGCACTGAGGCACTTCAGAGTGAAGGTTGAGCTGttactctctgaaaaaaaaagcaacagaaaatatcAAAAGTCACAAAAGTGGAGAAATCAAGGCATGGCTGAGAACTCCTGGTGCCTGGTCTGTAGGTCATACTTTCAGATTGGTAGCTGGAGTTCTTCCTGGAATAtcactttctgtctttattcCTGATAATGCAATTCTCTCACCAAgcttagctttttctttttttaaacagaagagtTGAGTCTCTTTTTCCAAGAAGTTTCCAATTCCAGCTTAAGGGGAAAGACTTAGAGGATTTATCCTAATAGATAAATCACATTTCTGGCAATGCTTAGATTGGGCATCACTTATCTTAATAGATCTCTGCTCCACATAGAAATGATCTCTTCGGGggattttttcatattctctatGGAGTATACATCATCCCAATTTTATAGGAAGTGAAATAGCAAGGGTTTAAAAAGCTTAACTGTATTGACCAAAGTCATAGAGCTAGTTCACTAAAAGTGGATGGATTTGAACAAGAGCTGCCAGGGTGCAAAATTCCAGAGGAGATAAATCACATCACAGCCTATGAAAAATGTGCCCGTGTAGTGGGGCAGGTATAGCCTGCATAGTTATGTGCTGGCCATGGTTTGACACTGAGGCTTGACAGTAACATACTTCTCCACGCCATCTTAAAGCTATGCATTCCACAGATCTGGTTTACATGGTGAggacaaccaccaccaccaacaaaaggACTCAGGAACAgctatttatatgtataattgacagacactatttttagagcagttttatgtTCACAGTGAAGCAAGGTGGAAAGCACATAGCCCTTCCACAGACCTTCCATCCTCTGTATATACACAGCCTCCACCGCTATCAGCATCTGGATGGATGAGGTGCCTTTGTCACAGTTCACGAACCTACTTTGGCACATCAACGCCCAAAGtacatagtttacattagggttcactcttggtgttgcacGTTCTTTGGATTTTGACAAAGCTTCTGGGTATTTGGCTGTTTGGCTAAAGCCTCTGAACTATTTGGCAGAATTATGTAGTGATTCATCGCTGAAAGCAACACAGAAAATTGTTATaactgaaatgttttttttttttaacttgcaggACAATGACCAGTCTGGTTGAAGACCTAAAGTCATGcacttaaatatttcttcttttaaaggatggtttaaaacaaaaaagtactGTCAGTCCCagtataattataaaacaaacagaCCGTCACCAGAACACAACTCTGATTTTATAGTTGAGAGAACTGAGGATCTGAGAAGTTAACAATCCATTAAGCTTGCATAACTACAAGAAATAGAACCCAAATTACCTATCCCTCTAGATATAGAGGCTACACAGCATATGTTAAAGCCTTCACAGGGGTATGCATTTTTCACCTGAACAAACCTGATTTCAACCCCATCACAGTGATCTAAAGCAAATTGCATAAGCCCTGCGGCCAAGGTTGCCTATCCCACATCTAAAGTGAGTCTTCCACTTTCTTCCTTGCTGCAGAATGTCACTTTGCTGAGTTGCTGGGATGGGGATTTGTGCAAAGTTTTTCTTAAAAGGGAGAAACAGCTCTTCTTCTCCTAAACATTGTCTAATCTGGATGTGATCTTTAAAATGTGTTGATCACCAGTCTTGTGATCATGAAAGCAATGATCCTAGGCTTAAACCCAGGGATGCAGAACAGAATCGTGGAAAGAACCCAGATTCTGGGCATGTCTTTGAACTCTTAAGTTAACCAACTCTGGAGTTGTCCTACATCTGGATTATGTAGGGTTGTacttgtttctgttgtttaagccaatttttttttgggggcgggggggatgaGGTCTTGTCTCTTTCattgaaaacttttaaatatacgACATATTTAGCATACTGTTCCAGATGATAAAACTGCAGGAATATCTGGTTTCTGTTGCTATATTCCCAGAGgctaagaaaggagaaaatgatggCCAGAAAATTATAAATTGCCCATGTCCCAGTGATGCAGGAGAGAAGGTCTCTAAAGAACCTCTGAAGGCAATCGTGAAAGACAGAGGTGTGAAGACCCTGCCTGCCCCAGCGAACACAGGTGAGGCCCTTACAGCATTGTCAGAATGTTCCAGCTCCCCATGGGCCCTCTTCCCATTCCCTGCACAAATTGCTGGGCTGATGACTTAGATGGGAGATAGGACTACCTCCAGTGAAGATGGAACATTTCACCGGTGCACAGCTTAGGCATTCTCCATGCTGAATGGAGACTGTTTTGTGACATGAAGAAACTCTAggtcttttcatttcttgggaCCTATCGAAGTTCTCATCTAGGAGAATGGGGAAAATTACCACAGCAAACTGgcttgaaggaaaaataaaaatcaagcacTAAGTTGCTTATCTTCTTACACTCTATGAGATGAGGTCTTTCAATGCATCAGTTACACAGTTTCCTATTATATACTCCTTATGTGGGCTGCACTCAGAGAAGTGTTTCAGAGATGCATAGAATCAGACACAGGCATTGTTTCATTGAATTGGACACTGCTGAATTTACAGAGGCCGGCTCTTACCTATTGTTGCCTCTGATATAACAGCTAGCTCAGGGCCCTCTTCCTAAAGCTTTGCCCAGTTTTGGTGGAGATAGAAATAGCATTCATAGGATAATTAGAAGACCAGAGTTCAAGTTCTGCAACTGAAAAGCAATGACTTGGCCTATTCACCTACCTTTTCGGCAGCTTCATTAGAATCTCTGTCAACTGAGAGTGAATGGACTAAATAAGCTATATGCTACTTTCTGGGCTTAAAATTCTACAATtctatagcagcattattcacaataattaaaaactggaaacaacccaaatgtccattaaatgatggatggataagtaaaatgtggtgtatccatacaatggacAATTGCTTGTCAATCCTGGTGCTCAGCaactcagtggtatctgactctttgtgatcccatggactgtagcctgccaggctcctctgtccatggggttctccacgcaagaataatggagggttgccatttgctcctccaggggatcttcctgacccaggacttgaaccaggtctccttcatctcctacaataacaggcagattctttaccactgagccaccaaggaagccccattatTTATGAATAAAAGGTGATAAAGTACTGATGCTtgcgacaacatggatgaacctcagaaacattaagttaagtgaaagaagccagacacaataGACTCATATATTTTCGTTCATAGGAAAGTCCAGAATAGGGAAATCTATGGTGGCAGAAAGTAGATTCATGGTTGCTCAgggtaggggaggggaggggatgaggTGGGGAAAGGGAGTGCCTGATAAAAGATATGAGAGGTATTGggaaggtgatgaaaatgttctataattCATTGTGGcgatggttgtacaactctgaCTATATTAAAAACCATTAAATTTACACCTTAAGTCAGTGAATtgcatggtatgtgaattatttttcaataacactgctgtatttttaaatctttgattttGGGTATAAATTACAGAACAGAACACACTAAGTTAAAAAACTATAGTAATGGGCCAGAGGAAGCAAATGtgataaattcattttctaataatATCACATCCATTAAAAGAGAGGCTATTGTTATTACTaattttatttgttgcttttcaatAATATAGCCTAATTTAGATTTAGGTATGACTTATCAGAGGATGAAAGAAACAAAGCACTTTATGGTCAGAAGACTAATTTTATCCTCTTTGCCTTTTAACTCAAGTTCTGACCGTACAATTGCTCTGTTATCTTTGTTGATGGTGTacatcaggggtccccaacctctgggatccaGTGCCTGATGATccaaggtggagctgatgtaatagtaatagaaataaagtacacagtaAATGTAATGCTCCTGAACCATCCTGAAACCAGCCCCCCAAACCCCGTGCcctccagtccatggaaaaattgtctgttatgaaactggtccctggtgccaaaaaggctgggacCACTGGCATTGAGGGATGAACAAAGAAACTATATAGGTAATTCTTaaacttagtttttaaaaagccatttaaaaGAGGATGTTTTTAAAGTTGCTATGTTTAAGGTAAAAGttcatcttcatcatcttctaggaaaaaagaaaaaggacacagGTATTGAGGTCTCAGTATGCACCAGGCTCTGTACCAACTGAGTTCACTTATATCATGGGATTTACTGCTTACAGCAATCCTTAACAATGTTggtaggttggtgcaaaagtaatccCATCTCAGTTTAggatcatgaattttaaatcattataactaggctcaaacacatctttataaTATAATAGGAACCActgcaatcaacacatttttgccaatgagaaataagtttgttcctgtagcataaaaatctgtgcttcgaCACTGCAAAacgatgatttaaaaaatttttgatctGCTCACGAATGAGGCACctacttatcaagctttttcacctctccaatttgcttcaaatgcccaAACAACCATGCACTGGTTGACATGgtgttctttggcaacttcttgtgtagttataagaggatcagcttcgatgatcCTCTCAATTGGGCGTTGTCACCTGCCGATTGCTGTCCACTCTGCTCCTCATCACTCAAGGCtcctgtctcctttgcaaaacttcttgaacccaCACTGCACTGGAGGTTCATTAGCAGTTTCtaggccaaatgcattgttgatgttacGAGTTGTCTCTGCTACTTtataacccattttgaactcaaataagaaaattgtgcatatttgctttttctctaacatcatttccctagactaaaataaatataaaataaacagctagTAATAAgtcactagcaaaaaaaaaagtgataaatgtgcattaaaatgatgtataacataaccatatttatttaagtgtgtattccaatatcaaatggcagagttcaacaatgcaaaatagCAATTACTGTTACACCAACCTAATAGAATTACCCCAGCATCACAGAAGAACAAACTGATGCTTTAAAAGTGTACATTGTTTACACAAAGGTAGACAATAGCACTCAGTAGATTCGGATTTAATTCTAAATCATCAAACTTAAAAGGAATACAGAATTGACTTGAGTTTCAACTATTTCTGTTTCATCTACAGTGATTCTATGGCCTGTCAGATTCAGTACAAACTCACCAACTTTGATGTTTTTGCTAATCTGGCCCTATTTCTTATGATTTCTTAAGACTTGAATTATCATGTATTCTTCAACTCacaataatattttcttaatttttattcaacTGAAGTGTCCTTTTCACTTAAATTAGTTCTATTTTTCCTTAGTGTCAGGTCCTAACATGAAATAAAACTCATATTTTGACATGTTTGAATGTGTTTAGTAAATAAAGGGCAAGGCCTTCAGAGATTATTTTCATGGATATTTGGGGCTGAAAACGGAGACACATAGCAGGTGGATCTGAGACAATATCTGTCTCTTTTCTGGACTGGTCATGTGTTCTATGCAGACGAGGCTATAGAAGGAAGCcctctctttcatattcttttccattgtgatttatcatggctattgaatgtagttccctgtgctatatagtaagaccttgttgtaTATCCACTCTATCTCAGACAGTATAGaaacttcctgcaatgcaggagatccgggttcaatccctgggtctggaagatcccctggagaagagaatggttacccactccagtattcttgcctggggaatctcattgacagaggagcctggccggctatagttcatgggatcgcaaagaatcgtacatgactgaagcagcttagcacgcacgcatgcacacgttcgcatctgctaattccaaactcccaatccatccctcccctaccACCTACCCCCAGTCCAGGTCTTTCTGATTTAAATTCCTTGGTGAATAAGTTACAAGCATCCCATCAATCTCTGAATCACCAGGAGACACTCTGCACATAAACTTTTCTTGTATCTGAGCTTCAAAGATTTGTATTATCATCAAAGAAGTTCAAGGGGCAAAAATCTGTCAAGCATCTCTCTAAAATGCATATTTCCCAAAGTAAAGCCAGTGGCTATTAAGATTGGACTGGAGACGTTGCCAAGAGATTGGGACGGACCCAGAAAAGACAACGTGAGGAATCCCTAAATGCCTTTCACATATGTACAGTGTCCATGTTAACAAGGGAGCAGCTTTGATCTAACAACCTGATTACCCAGAAAGTAATCTGAAATTCTTCTAAATATCTATAACCAACCTCGGGGCAGAACACAAGAGCATGTCCCTTATTGTGATTCACCTGGAAAAGGCAGCCTGTGCTCTTGGCTGTTCTGAGTTCTTCAGCTTCCAATTTGAACCAGGCAGGAAGTAGCTAAAGATTAACAAAGTAAGCAACCTTGTTTGCTGTACAAACTGGGGCTAAGCTGGAGGCTCACTGCAGGAATTCTGAACCCATGGGCTGTGCTGAGTGGTTTCCATAGCAACTAATGACAGACATGAGGCAAACAGGCATGACTCATATGAAATGTTTCTACCCCTTTCTCCGGAGGCCAAATTTGGTCATGGGGGGACTTTGAAAGAATAGCGTCATCTCTATCTTACTAATCACACACTAATCACACGCAAAAGGCAATGCTTTCCTCAGTCACAAAGCCATTTCCATCAGTGACCTTAGGGGCCATATTCACTCATCTGTGGGAACACTGGGGGTCCCTACTATTCACCCCTGGTTGTACCCTCCAAAGTCCCCACGGTCAGAGGGTGTCACCTGGATGCTACAGAACATCAGCTTGTTACTGCTTGACAATGTTGTATGGCTGATTGGAGTCAGGGACGtggacagtgatttttttttttagggtgtaTCTGACCTTCAAAGATTTGTATTGTCATCAAAGAAGTTCAAGGGgcaaaaaaaatctgtcaagtaTCTCTCTAAAGAGCAAATTTCCCAAAGTAAACCCAGGAGCTATTAAGATTCAACTGCAGATGTTGCCAAGAGATTGGGACAAACCCAGAAAAGACAAAGAGCCTTACTTCTGCTGGATCAGTGTGGCAGTGGTGTAAGAAAGAGAATGAGGCAGTTTcttccagatttttcttttttcatttgcaaCCTCATgtcctctatttatttatttttttgttgttgttcatcattcttttatttttcatttatttacttttaattgagggataattgctttacaatatggccttggtttctgtcatacataaatatgaatcagccacaggtatatccAGATTTTCTTGAGAGATGGACAGTCTGAGGCTCAGAAACTGCCATTCTGctcatcccctcccctccaccctgaTCCCACACCTGCTCCAAGTCGCTTCAGAtgagcctgcctctctgccttcaCTGACATGTTTTGCTTTATCCCAAATACTGTGCACAACTCCTTACTCCAACAGATCCTTTCCACCTTCTAAGGCTCCCATTAATGCTCACAGTCACCATGTTTCCCttactttatctctctctctctctcttttggggggggggtttcttttttgtttgtctcGTGGCCACACGGCATGGCATGTGGGAGCCTAGTTTACTGCCTAGGGATAGAACTCTCGTCCCtggcattggaagtgcagaatcttaaccactggaccatcagggaagtccctcgctTACTCTCCTGACATCCTCTCTTGCCCCTTATCTTTCACAGCAACCAGGCTGAGTCCTGAAAAACATGGATCCACTTCCACACCCTTCTCTTTGAAACACTGCACTGACTTTGCTTTGCTCAAGTTCAAAGAGCACGGGCTCCACCCCAGACCCCAGGCTGCTTCCTCCTCCAAGCCACCAAGCTACCTGCCTCATCTCAGAGCTTTTGCCCGTCCAGGTTCTCCTACCCTTTGCCTCCCATTCTTCTCCTGGCTTCTTTAGAGCCCACTGTGAGAGTCCCTTTCAGCATAAGGACCTACCTAAACCGGGTGTTCCCTGACCATCTTCCTCAGAGCCCCAGCCTACAGGGTCTAAAGTACACTTTAGATCCTCTATCATATTCTGTAACAATACGTTTAGTTACATGTGTGACTCATGTTTGTTCCTGCAAACTGAGCTTCAAGGTGACAGGAATCCATGTTGGGTTGCTTTATACACACCACCTAACACGGCCACTTTTGCAGTTGGGCTACGGAGGCCGGTGGCTGGGAAAGCATTTAAGAAGCTCTTGGAGTAATATGAGTCAGAGTAATGTCTGCAGGAAGTCCCTCAAGATAGTTAGGAAAAAGAAGAATTTATAGACTCTTCATCAAGATCTTCATTTACGCAGCTGTTAAATCCAAGGCTACAGTTGTGGTGAAACCATGAATAAAAATACATCTTCTGTGGTATCATCCGGTCTACTTGAAAAGGATCCTGCCTTTCAGATGattacagttcttctgtggtaTCATCCGGTCTACTTGAAAAGGATCCTGCCTTTCAGATGattacagttcttctgtggtaTCATCCAGTCTACTTGAAAAGGATCCTGCCTTTCAGATGattacagttcttctgtggtaTCATCCAGTCTACTTGAAAAGGATCCTGCCTTTCAGATGattacagttcttctgtggtaTCATCCAGTCTACTTGAAAAGGATCCTGCCTTTCAGATGATTACAGTTCTTCTGTAGTATCATCCAGTCTACTTGAAAAGGATCCTGCCTTTCAGATGATTACAGTTACCAAGAAAACAGGCCTTGGTCTGAAGATCCTAGGAGGAATTAACTGGAATGAAGGTCCATTGGTATATATTCAGGAAATCATTCCTGGAGGAGACTGTTATAAGGATGGATGTTTGAAACCAGGAGATCAACTTGTCTCAGTAAACAAGGAGTCCATGATTGGTGTATCATTTGAAGAAGCAAAAAGCATAATTACCAGAGCCAAGTTGAGGTCAGAATCTTCTTGGGAGATAGCATTCATAAGACAGAAATCTGACAGCAGCCATTTAGAAAATCCATCTTGTTCATCCCTTTTACAAGCTACAGGAGGATATGGACCTCAAGCCTCAAAATTTAGCCTTATTTCTTCTCCTGAAATACTAATTCCAAAGACCTCATCCACTCCCAGATCTATGGATGCCATTTTACCTTCTTTTAGGAGGAATCAGATAAAAACTGGATACAAGAAAACAGAACAGATTTCAATTACTTCTTCAGACAACAGCCCTACAGATATGTCTAATACAGATATTGCCCCTGCTTGGACTGATAACTATGGGCCACAAGGAAAGATTTCCCTAAATCCGTCTGTTCGTGTTAAGGTAGGGAAACTGGAAATGGCTCTAAATTATCTCGGAATTCAGCCCACAAAAGAATACCACCAAGCTCTGAGACAGCAAGTACAAGTAGACCCAAAGGGGACGGTGTCTTTTGGAGATTTTGTCCACGTTGCCAGAAACTTGTTTTCCTTGCAATTGGATGAAGCCGACGTTGGTGCACATGAAATTTCCAGTATATTAAAttcacagatttctcaggagacaggtgattCCTTAGAAACAGATGAAATAGAAAAGTTTAAGCATGAAAGAAATAACGCCTTGGAAGAAGTGAAGACACTtaaggaaaaattatttgaatcggaaaggcagaggaagcaattGACAGAAGAACTCCAGAATGTTAAACAAGAAGCCAAAGCTGTGGTCGAAGAAACAAGAGCCCTGCGAAGCCGGCTTCGTCTTGCCGAAGCTGCACAGAGACAGGCACAGGGAATGGAAATGGATTACAAGGAAGTGATCCATCTGTTAGAGGCTGAGATTACAGAGCTGAAGGCTCAGCTTGCTGGTTATTCTGACCAAAATAAAAAACGTGTTCAGGAGTTAAGAAAGAGAATCACAGTACTGGACTGCCAATTGAGAAAATCAGAAATGGCTTGGAAAACTTTTGAGGCATCCACTGAAAAGGTTCTCCATTTTGTAGAGTCTATTCAAGATGTATTTTCTGATAATTCTGCACCTTTGTCAAatttaagtgaaagaagagtTCTGTTAGGTTCCCAGATGTCCCTCATGCCATTGGGAAAGAATGGACACAACATCCCAGCAACACTGGCACGTGAGTCTAAGGAACTTGTTAAATCTGTCTGTGCCATACTTGATATGGATTGTCTACCTTATGAGTGGGAGGAAGCTTACACAGCAGATGGAATCAAGTACTTCATCAATCACGTAACACAGACTACGTCCTGGATGCACCCCCGTGATGAGCGCACTGA belongs to Bubalus bubalis isolate 160015118507 breed Murrah chromosome 1, NDDB_SH_1, whole genome shotgun sequence and includes:
- the LOC102398586 gene encoding syntaxin-binding protein 4-like, with protein sequence MITVTKKTGLGLKILGGINWNEGPLVYIQEIIPGGDCYKDGCLKPGDQLVSVNKESMIGVSFEEAKSIITRAKLRSESSWEIAFIRQKSDSSHLENPSCSSLLQATGGYGPQASKFSLISSPEILIPKTSSTPRSMDAILPSFRRNQIKTGYKKTEQISITSSDNSPTDMSNTDIAPAWTDNYGPQGKISLNPSVRVKVGKLEMALNYLGIQPTKEYHQALRQQVQVDPKGTVSFGDFVHVARNLFSLQLDEADVGAHEISSILNSQISQETGDSLETDEIEKFKHERNNALEEVKTLKEKLFESERQRKQLTEELQNVKQEAKAVVEETRALRSRLRLAEAAQRQAQGMEMDYKEVIHLLEAEITELKAQLAGYSDQNKKRVQELRKRITVLDCQLRKSEMAWKTFEASTEKVLHFVESIQDVFSDNSAPLSNLSERRVLLGSQMSLMPLGKNGHNIPATLARESKELVKSVCAILDMDCLPYEWEEAYTADGIKYFINHVTQTTSWMHPRDERTELVLLRGE